AAAATTTCGGAACTGAAACCAACCCTGGCAGGAATCATTGTTCTGGGATCAAACCCCTCTGCATCATCTACCCCGAAGATGACCGCAGCAGGGGAAACGCTCAAAGAACTGCAAAGAATTGATCCTCAAATTAAATCCCTGTTGGGAGGCCTTCATCCATCTGCTCTTCCCGAACGAACACTCGCTGATGAGGAAGTCAGCTTTGTTTGCCAGGGGGAAGGATTTCATACTATTTTGAAACTTCTGGAGTTATTAAAATCCGGAAAAGACTGCCAGGATTATCCCATTGATGGACTCTGGTATAAAAGAAATGGAGTAATCCACTCCAACCCCCCGGCAGAACCCGTCAAGAATCTGGATGAGTTACCTTTTGTTGCCTGGGATCTTCTTCCAATGGAGAAGTACAGGGCACATAACTGGCACTGTTTTAACAATCTCCGTGCGAGAGATCACTATGCAGTCATTTATACCAGTCTGGGCTGCCCGTTCAATTGTAACTATTGTAATATTCACGCACTTTATGGAAAGCCGGGGATTCGTTTTCGCAGTCCGGAAAAAGTTATCGAGGAGATTGATCTCCTTGTCAATACGTACGGAATAAAAAACATCAAGATCATTGATGAATTGTTTGTTCTGAACGAGGCACGTGTCAGGAAAATCTGTGAGCTGATCATTCAAAGAGGTTATTCATTGAATATATGGGCATATGCCAGAGTTGATACCGTTCATGAATCCCTCATGAGAACGATGAAGCAGGCGGGGATTAACTGGCTGGCATTTGGTATTGAATCCGCAAGTGATGATGTCCGCGAAGGGATGACTAAACGATTCAGTCAGGATACCATAAAAAATGCGATCAGGATTTCCCAGAACGCGGGCATCAACATTATGGGAAACTTCATTTTCGGATTGCCCGATGACTCTCAGGAAACAATGCAGGAGACCCTGGATTTAGCCAAAGAATTGAACCTGGACTTTATTAATTTCTATACCGCTATGGCATATCCCGGTTCAAAATTATATTTTGAAGCAATTCAAAACCAAATACCGTTACCGGAACACTGGCATGGGTTTGCACAGTACGGCGAAGAAACATTGCCAATGCCAACCAAATACCTTTCAGCAGCTGAAGTATTACGTTTCAGAGACCGTGCATTTACGGAGTATTTAAACAACCCGGAATACCAGAAAATGATCCGGGAAAAATTTGGAGAGGATGTTGAACAACATATTAAAGAGATGCTCAAGCACAAAATTCACAGAAAATTTGCATAGCCCGAGGTTACTTAAATGATTATCAGCCGCACACCATATCGAATATCTTTTTTTGGAGGCGGGACAGATTATCCGGTCTGGTACAAAGAACACGGGGGGAATGTCCTTGCAACAACCATCAATAAGTACAGTTATATCACCTGCCGGTATCTTCCACCATTCTTTGAACATAAATATCGCATTGTTTATTCAAAGAACGAACTGACCCAGACGATTTCTGAGATCCAGCATCCTTCAGTAAGAGCAACTCTTGGCTACATGGGTATAGACAAAGGAGTTGAAATTCATCATGATGGTGATCTGCCGGCGCGATCGGGTCTGGGTTCAAGTTCTTCATTCACGGTTGGATTAGTCCATGCATTATACGCACAGAAAGGCACGATGGTAACAAAACGCCAGCTGGCACTTGATGCAATACATATTGAACAGGATCTTCTCAAAGAGAATGTCGGTGCACAGGATCAGACTAGTGCGGCATTTGGCGGATTTAATAAAATTGAATTCGGTGGAGATAATCAGATCCAGGTACAGCCAATTACCTTGAACCAGAAAAAATGCCACCTGCTTCAGGATAATCTGATGCTTTTTTTTACCGGATTTTCCCGGTTTGCATCGGAAATCGCTAAAGAACAGATAAATAAAACCGCTGACAAGCAAAAGGAATTGCATGCCATGCATCAGATGGTGGATGCTGCAATTGAAATTCTGAATGGGGGAGATATGGATATCACGGATTTCGGAAGACTGTTGCATGAAAGCTGGACAATCAAGCGAAGTCTTACGGATAAAATTTCCACTCTGCAAATTGATAAAATATATAATGACGCTCTCGATGCAGGCGCACTCGGAGGGAAATTGCTTGGTGCCGGCGGCGGGGGGTTTATGCTTTTCTTTGTAGAACCGGAAAAACAACCGGCAGTTAAAAAACGATTACAAGGTCTTTTACACGTGCCATTTAAATTTGACACAACGGGCTCACAAATTATCTATTATGCATCGGAAGATACGTTTTAAAGGGATACAAAAAAATGAACCACAATTTTCATAATATTGATATCGTTATCCTTTGTGGAGGGAAAGGGACGCGCTTGCTTCCGGTTGTCAGTGACCGTCCAAAAGGACTGGCAGCATTTGGAGATTCAACCTTTCTCGACATTTTAATTGATTCTCTTAAAAAATATGGTTTCAGAAGATTTGTTCTCTGTGTCGGGCACATGAAGGAGCAGATAATTGAACATTTTCAAAGCCGTAATGATATTTTGATCTCATTTTCCGAAGAAGATGTGCCTCTTGGGACGGGGGGAGCATTAAAGAAAGCACAATCATTGATACAAAGTGAGACATTCATTGTGATGAATGGAGATTCGATCTGTGATATCAACTATCAGGATTTTTATCAGTCCCATATGAACAAAAATGCAATGTTATCCATGGCATTGGTACGAACAAAAGAGACACATGATTTCGGTAGCGTTGTAATTAATAATGCCAACGAAATTATCAGTTTTAAAGAAAAAATAAAAAGCCACGATATCGGTCTGATTAATGCCGGGATATATTTGATGCAAAAAGATATCTTCTCACATATGCCGGACAACTCCGAATTTTCACTGGAACACGACTTTTTTCCTGACCTGGCCGGGCAACGTTGTGCAGGATTTATTGTCAATGGTGAATTAATTGATATTGGAACACCGGACCGCTATAAAAATGCGGTTCAGCTCATTGGGGGAGGCAAATGAGTATGGAAAAGGAGATTACGTTATCCACCGCTGAATATGAAAAACTGAAAATGGAAATTGAAAAATTACAGGAAGAAAATAAAAAATTAAAACGAGATAATGAAGTTTACAGTGAGGTTTTAGAATATATTTCAAAAGGTGCCGAGCAAGTAATAAATGAATGGGGAGAAAATATAAAATGAGAATTGCATTATTATTCCCATTATGGACGGAAGAATATGGGAATATATCCCATTTTGCAAAAAAGGCCGGGCATTTCCCTCCATTAAATTTAGCATTTTTAGCTGCTTACGCTGAGCGGAAAGGCCATACGGTAATAATTATTGACGGGGAAGTAGAAGGGCTATCAATTAATGCAATGGTGGAGAGAGTACAAAATTTTAATCCGGATTTAATTGGAATAACTGCAACAACTCCGTTTTATCACATCGCTGTTGAACTTGGAAATGCATTGAAAAAGGTAATCAATGCACCGATTTGTATCGGCGGGCCGCATATAACAATCCTGAAGGAAAAATCTTTTGAAAAATCTTTTGATTATGCGTTTATTAACGAAGCGG
Above is a window of uncultured Methanoregula sp. DNA encoding:
- a CDS encoding kinase, with the protein product MIISRTPYRISFFGGGTDYPVWYKEHGGNVLATTINKYSYITCRYLPPFFEHKYRIVYSKNELTQTISEIQHPSVRATLGYMGIDKGVEIHHDGDLPARSGLGSSSSFTVGLVHALYAQKGTMVTKRQLALDAIHIEQDLLKENVGAQDQTSAAFGGFNKIEFGGDNQIQVQPITLNQKKCHLLQDNLMLFFTGFSRFASEIAKEQINKTADKQKELHAMHQMVDAAIEILNGGDMDITDFGRLLHESWTIKRSLTDKISTLQIDKIYNDALDAGALGGKLLGAGGGGFMLFFVEPEKQPAVKKRLQGLLHVPFKFDTTGSQIIYYASEDTF
- a CDS encoding radical SAM protein, giving the protein MPQQLDLLLINPGAREQVYGNLGLSLSGIEPPLWCGLIAGYIRDKGYSVKIIDAEAENLSPLQTARKISELKPTLAGIIVLGSNPSASSTPKMTAAGETLKELQRIDPQIKSLLGGLHPSALPERTLADEEVSFVCQGEGFHTILKLLELLKSGKDCQDYPIDGLWYKRNGVIHSNPPAEPVKNLDELPFVAWDLLPMEKYRAHNWHCFNNLRARDHYAVIYTSLGCPFNCNYCNIHALYGKPGIRFRSPEKVIEEIDLLVNTYGIKNIKIIDELFVLNEARVRKICELIIQRGYSLNIWAYARVDTVHESLMRTMKQAGINWLAFGIESASDDVREGMTKRFSQDTIKNAIRISQNAGINIMGNFIFGLPDDSQETMQETLDLAKELNLDFINFYTAMAYPGSKLYFEAIQNQIPLPEHWHGFAQYGEETLPMPTKYLSAAEVLRFRDRAFTEYLNNPEYQKMIREKFGEDVEQHIKEMLKHKIHRKFA
- a CDS encoding nucleotidyltransferase family protein codes for the protein MNHNFHNIDIVILCGGKGTRLLPVVSDRPKGLAAFGDSTFLDILIDSLKKYGFRRFVLCVGHMKEQIIEHFQSRNDILISFSEEDVPLGTGGALKKAQSLIQSETFIVMNGDSICDINYQDFYQSHMNKNAMLSMALVRTKETHDFGSVVINNANEIISFKEKIKSHDIGLINAGIYLMQKDIFSHMPDNSEFSLEHDFFPDLAGQRCAGFIVNGELIDIGTPDRYKNAVQLIGGGK